The window TGGGGGCGAGGGTCGAGTCGGAGCTGGTTACAGCGTTGGTTAACGAGGTCAGCGAGCGACCTGGGTTGCTGCCTCTGATGCAATTCACCCTGACTGAGCTATTCGACCGGCATCAGGGAGACATTATGACCCTGGCAGCCTATCACCAAATCGGGGGAATACGTGGGGCACTGACCCGCAAGGCTGATTCTCTCTACGAAAGTTTAGGTGTGTCAAAGCAAGCAATCGTGCGCCAAATCTTTCTACGATTGGTTAAGCTTGGTAAAGAAGGTGAAGTCTTGCGGCGGAGAGTAAGCCGATCAGAGCTACAGGCCATCGATGTGAATCGTCAAACGGTGGATGAATTGATTGACGAGCTTGCCAAACACCGGCTAATCACACTGGATTATGATCCAACCCGGGGTTACGCAGTGGTAGAAGTGGCGCATGAAGCCTTGATCCGGGGATGGAATAAATTACAAGACTGGGTGGATGATAGCCGGGAAGATTTACGCCAGCAGCGCTTGCTTGCCACAGCTGCTAGCGATTGGCAGGAAGCGAACCGAGATCCAAGTTACCTTCTATCGGGTACGCACCTGGTCCAGTTCCAAACCTGGGCTAAAGACTCGCCGGTGGAATTAGGACCCATTGAAAGTGAATTCCTGCTGGTCAGCATCAACGAAAAACGACGGCGTAATCGCAAGAGTAAGCTCATCCGCAACCTTGTTTTTGGAGTGGTAGCCTTCGTGGCTATTATCATGAGCGCTCTGGCATTCATTGCGCTGGACCGTGCGCAGCAAGCTCAAGATGCGCAAACACGCGCCGAACGACGAACTCTGGAAAATCGCAATATCCAACTGGCCAACTATGCACGGGCAGCTTATACGGAAGGACGCACTGATTTGGCAATCCTGCTGGCAATGGAAGCAATCCACATGGATGATCCACCAGTGCTAGTAGAGCAGGCTTTTCGGACTATCGCCCAAGGTTCGGGCATTCGCGCAGTTCTATCAACCGGCGTTACACCAATCAATGCTCTTGCTATCAGCCCAGATGGGAGAAGAGTAATATCTGGCAGCTGCGGTGTGGTGAATCCTGATATGACTTGTTTGCGAGGCCGCCTGACCCTATGGAATATTGATGGGGATGCCTCAAACCTACTGCAAACTGATCGCATCATTCGGGTCGAAAGCACGGAATTAAAAGGTTTAGTCAACGACATAAGCTTTAATCCTGCAGGATATGTAGAAGGCAGGTTAACTGCCCTATCTGCTGGTGAGGATGGGAACATCATTCTTTGGGATGTGTCATCGCTGTCATCCGATTCGATCCTGAAGCGTTATGAAGGACATGCTGGTTCGGTATATGAGGTGGCATTCTCACCGGATGGCAAGCAATTTATTGCTGCTTATGAGCAAGGGACAATCATCCTCTGGGAAACTGCTAGCGGGAAGGAAATCATGCGAATAAGTGTGGGAGAAGAGCCGGTTACCAGCGTGGCATTCAGCCACGATGGACGAGAAGTCCTATCAGCCTCGAAATATGGCAAGACCATACTGTGGAACGCCGAGACCGGTGAGGAGATCCGACAATATACTAGCACCCAGGGCATATGGGTATACCGGGTAGCTTTCGGACCGGTGAATCAATCTGGAAGGGTTTCCGTTTGGGGATTATGCAGTGATAACAGCGTGAATGTATGGGATCTCGAAACAGGCCAGGTGATTTTCAGCACTCCGTCTGGAAGTAACCCCTATCAAGACATCCAATTTACACCAGACGGCGGAATGACGGCTCTAGCCCAGGAGGGCATGATCATCCTCAAGGATACTGAACAAGGGCGTGATATTCAACGATTATTGCAGATCAGCCGGGATGCCTATTCCACTGTTACAGGTCTGGCGATCAGTAAAGATGGAACTCATCTGGTCAGCGGTGATAACAATGGAGGGTTGAATCTTTGGAACCTTACATCCCAAGAGAATGTGAAAGCAATTACTGTTACTGCCGTATCATCAATGGGGAATACAATCTGGCTGCCTGGTGGAGATAATATTGTGACCACAAATGGTACTTCAGATCCCATTTCTCCAACACTATACAGGATTGACCTGAGGTCTGGCAGCAAGGTAGTTTATCAATCACCGCAGCTACCGAACCATTTGGCAAGTAGCGGGCTGGCAATCGATCTAGATGGGAATTTAATATTAGCAGGCGGTGGTAACCTCAGTCCAATGGAATCCAACACTTCTGACCGACCTTTTTTGTGGCTCATCGATGCCCGGACAGGAGAAGTCAAGCACCGACTGGAGGGTCATCAATACAATGTGAAGGCAGTCGCTTTCAGCCCAGATGGACAATATGCGATCAGTGGTTCGTCGAGTAAAGTACAAGAACCGCACGATTACTCATTGGGTGAGCTATTCTTATGGAGCACCAGCACTGGCCAAATGGTGAGACAATTTAAATTAGCCAATGATATCCAGGGTATTTCTTTCAGCCATAGCGGTAAGCTGGTTGTAACCTGCACACCAGTCGGTTTTTACGCCAATGTATCCATATGGGATGTATCCACGGGAGAGAGAAAACACCGTTACCAATTTGGCTGCCATGAGGCAGTATTTAGCCAGGATGACGAGTCTATACTGATCGATGCAATAACAAGCTCATCCTTGAGCCGGATATATCAGATCAACGTAGCGGATGGGAAGATATTGCGTACGTTTAGTGGTTTAGACAATACGGTCTACACGTTTGAGATCAGTCCGAATAATCAATACTTGCTCGCAGCTTCCCTGACTAATGTGATTCTGTGGGATATGCTAACAGGCCGGGAGCTCGGCCGAATTGATCTACCGATCCCAGGCGCGACTACCCAGGTAACCTTTTCAACGAATAGTAAATATGCTTATATTGTACAAGATAATGCTAACAAAATCTTCACATGGCATGTTGGTGAGCAGTCTACTCTGGCGCAGCTGCAGATTAGAATACTCAAGAATAATTATCTGCGGCCTTTTACATGTGATGAAAGGGAATTGTACAAAGACGTGCTGCCATTATGCAGCGAGAGCGAGAGTGAGAGATAACCCATACACTAAAAGGCTTAGCTGGGAGTCCTTATAAGCTTTTACTCTTATCAATGAATCATAATTAGTATGGTGGAAGCAGATGGTAAATCCATCATTATTTTCCAAAACCGGGCTTAATATAAAAATATACTTCAGTGAATACGGAAAATACTAAGCAGGTTATTAATTTGGTGGTGCGAGAGCCGGACAGCTTACCCAAAACTTATTTGAAAAGTAGGATGGACTGCATGTTTACAGCATCGATTTCCTACTTGTCATGAGCGAGACACTGCATTGACACCATTATGACGGGATTAGCTGATTGAAAAAGAATCCCTTATAGATATTCCCTGAGTAATCTTGCCCGGAAGGGGTGGCGTAATCTCCGCAGAGCCTTACCTTCGATCTGGCGGATGCGCTCACGTGTCAGACCGAACTTGTGCCCCACTTCCTCAAGGGTGTACGGATGGCCGTTCTCCAGCCCGAAGCGCAGGCGCAGGATGCGCGCTTCACGCGGTGACAACGTGGATAAGACCTGTTCAACACGCTCGCGCAGCATATTATCGTAGGTGGTCTGTGATGGAGAGGGGGTGATCGTGTCTTCCACGAACATACCCAACTCCGTGTCATCCTCATCGCCCACCGGGCTTTCAAGTGAGACCGGGATGCGCGCCACCTCAATCATCCAACGCAACTTATCGTGGCAGACACCAATTTCGAGGCACAGCTCGTCCTGGGTGGGTGGGCGTCCGAAGCTTTGCTCCAACTTGTGGGCTGCCTTGTACATTATGCGCAGGCGGTCGGTCATATGCACTGGGATGCGGATGGTCCGGCTCTGGTCAGCAATGGAGCGTGTGATGGTCTGCCTGATCCACCAGGTGGCGTAGGTGGAGAAACGGAAGCCGCGCTGATACTCAAACTTTGAGACGGCTTTCATTAAGCCCAAGTTACCCTCCTGGATCAGGTCCAGGAAGGCGACGCCGCGCCCTATATATTTCTTGGCGACGCTGACCACCAAACGGGTGTTGGCTTTAATCAGGTGCTCGCGGGCCAGAACCCCATCCTGAATGATGCCTTCTAGCTCTTGTCTCAGCCTGAGGCTGCCTTTTACACTCAACTTGGTGAGCCTGGCCTTGGCTTGTTTCGCCCGCTCAATGCGTTGAGCCAGGCTGACTTCCTCCTCGAGCGAAAGCAGTGGCACGCGTGACATCTCCTTGAGGTACAACCCCACGCTATCATCGGCAGAGATGTTTTCGAGGCTGGGTAGAAAGGATGTCTCCAGGATGGAAGGATTCAGATCCAACCCAGAACTTTCAAGCTTGGTCAGATCCGGCTCAGCATCGGTATCTTCTTCAATGACGATTTCGACACCCTGACGGTGAAGCAGGCCAAACAGCTCCATCAAGCGTTCGTCATCTTCTCCATCCCACGGGAAGACCTCCAGGATGTCTCCGGTGGTGAGATACCCTTGAACCTCCGCTTTTTCCATTAATGTATCGAGGGCTTCAACTTTTTGCGGTGCGGTTTCTGGGTTGACCATGGCTTTCCCTCCTGATTTGGTGGGGTTACTTTTCCAGCAAGGACTTTAATGAAGATAACCTGGGGTCACCAGGCTCGTCATCATGATGGCAGATACTCTCGTTCAAGTTATTGCCGCAGATTGGGCACAGGCCTTTACAATCTGGCCGGCATAACGGGCTGATGGGTATTTCGAGTAAAATGTAGTCGCGCAGCACCGGCGCCAGGTCGATGATACCTGTTTCCGGCATGATGAGACCTGAATCGGTGGCGTAACGCTGGGAAAACGCATACAGCTCAGCGAAATCGATGTGAAACGTTTGTTGAAAGCTGTTCAAGCAGCGTACACATTCGAGGTCAATTATTACCTGATTTTGCACCTGCAGCAGGATTCCCTGGGGTGTGCGCGTAGCCCGAACCACGCCAAGCAGAACGCTGAGGTGCAAATCGGGTGGAATGTTAATTTGAGGCAGGTTGAACGGGAAATCGCGGCTAAAGCCAGCCGATTGGGCAACGATGAAGCCGACATTCAGACGTAATGGAGAATGTGGGTCAGACACTTGAGTTTGTTGACTATACTTTGAATGATATCTTGAAATTCGCAAAGTAATTTATTATTTTATGCAATTATTATAACATATTTTGTTGCCACAGGTAAGATAAAATATCAACTGACTACCCATATATGGTGTGTGGGTTGGTATTGAAGGAAAAATTTGGGAGGTTCGTATGCAGCGTTTATTGATCGCCACTGGAAACCGGGGAAAACTGGTAGAGATTCGCTCTCTACTCGACGGAATGGTAATCGATCTTGTCATCCCCGAGATGCTGGGCATCTCCCTGCACGTGGACGAGACTGGCGCTACCTACGAAGAGAATGCCGCCTTGAAGGCAGAGGCATTTGCGAAAGCCTCCGGATTGGTGACCCTGGCGGATGATTCGGGGTTGGAGGTGGATCTGTTGGGAGGCCTACCCGGGATACGCTCGGCGCGTTTCTCCCCGCTGCCTGGTGCCAGTGATGCCGATCGGCGGGCCTATCTGCTGGGCTTGTTGGATGGACAGCCCCGCCCATGGAAAGCTCACTTTCACTGCACGGTGGCAATCGCTACTCCAGCCCTCAAGCTCTATTATGCCCAAGGGAATTGTCCGGGTGAGATTATTCCCGAGGAACGTGGCACGAATGGTTTCGGCTATGACCCGATCTTTCTGCTCACCGAGCGTCACCTGACCATGGCTGAGCTGAGTATGGATGAAAAAAACCAACACAGCCATCGTGCCAGGGCAATAAAAGCTGCCATTCCTATCCTTGGTGCGTTGCTGCCCTGAACAGGCGATGATGTGACTAAATTCACCATCAAGACGCTTTCCAACACGGCTATTTTGGGTTATCATAAGACCAATGGATCCTCTGGGGTACACACTACTGGTTGGTGCGATCGCCATCATCCTGGGTATCATCCTGTGCCTGGCTGTTCTGGCTATCTTTGGACAACTAAATTTCGGCGGAAAACGGGAGAGTAATGGCGGGAATAAGCCCATCTGGGATATCGACCACCGCCGGCTGCGCGAGATTTATAATCTCATTTCAAAACTTACCTCAACATTAAAATACGAAACCGTACTCGAGATCGCCCTGGATTTAGGCTCCAGGGTCCTGGCGACTCCACATATCCCCGCCGATCGCCTGGTCAGCGCCGTCTTGCTCTTCACCCAATCAGGTGGTGAGCGTCCGAATCTCACCATTGGAACCTCGCGACGGCTTCCTCAGCCGGATATGCGGGCAGTGCTGCCGGGGACCAGTGGCCTGATCGGTGAGGTAATTACCGAAGGGCTACCGAAAAGCACCACTGAGATCGCCAGTGATCCCGAATTGAGCCATCTGCTTGGCCTACGCAGCTGTACGGTTGCTTATTGCCTGCCATTGCGCTCTGGGTTGGATACCTACGGGATCCTGCTTTTCGCCCACCCCGATAAAGACTTTTTCACGCCATCCAAGTGCGAGTTATTGGATATCATTTCGCATCAGGCGGTCATTGCCATCCAGAATGCGCGCCTGTACAGTGACCTCCAGCGCGAAAAAGAGCAGATGATAGAAATCCAGCAGCAGGAGCACAAGAAACTGGCGCGTGACCTGCACGATGGTCCCACCCAATCCATGGCGGCCATTGCCATGCGGGTCAATTTTGCCCGCCGGTTACTGGAACGAGACCCGAAGGCAACCGCGGATGAGCTAATGAAGATCGAAGAACTGGCCCGCCGCACTACCAAGGAAATCAGGTACATGCTTTTCACCCTGCGCCCGCTGGAGCTTGAGTCACAGGGGCTGGTTGGCGCGCTGAAGGCGATGGCGGAAAAGACGCACGATACCTACGACCAAAATGTGATCGTCGAAGGCGACGAGAACTTAATTTCAAGGCTGGAGATGAATAAGCAGCCGATCATCTTCTATATTGCCGAAGAAGCCATAAATAATGCTTGTAAATACGCCCAGGCCAGCCACATCTGGGTCAGGATGCGGGAGTACGATCGGGATCTGCTGATGCTTGAAGTACAGGATGACGGCATCGGTTTTGAACGAAACGGCGCTGAGATTGCTTCCGAAAAGCGGGGCAGCCTGGGACTGAAGAACATGAAGGAACGCGCCGAGATGGTGGATGGTATTTTTCGGCTTGAATCGGTAGTGGGAAAAGGCACGACCATTCGTGTGCTCATCCCCCTTACCCCAGATGCTGCGGAACGGCTGCACAGAGGTGGTTGAACCGTTATGCCCGTCTGTGCAAATCTATATTATTCCCATCACGGCGAGAGCGGCACAGAAAATCCCCCATTGATACTGATTCATGGTGCTGGAGGCACTCATTTATATTGGCCTCCAGAAATCCGGCGACTGCCCGGGTATAGTATTTATGCAGTCGACTTGCCTGGACATGGAAAATCTGCCCTGATTGGAGGCCAGCAGAATATCAGCGACTATGCCAGCCACCTGATCCAATGGCTGGAGGCAATGCAGCTACGCAGGGCCGTCATCGTGGGCCATTCCATGGGCGGTGCCATTGCCCTGCATATGGCGATCCAGCACGCCGATCATGTGGTTGGATTGGGCTTGATCAGCAGCGGGGCACGTTTGAGGGTGCACCCGGAAGTATTAAATTATGCCTCCGACCAAACCACCTACCTAAAAGCGGTAGATATGCTCGTAGCTTATTCGTACAGCGCCAGCGCTTCGCACCAATTAGTGGAATTGGCCTCGCGGCGCATGCTGGAGACCCGGCAGAGCGTTTTTTTGGGAGATTTATTAGCCTGTGACCGATTTGATGTCATGGACAGGCTGGGGTCGATCCAGCAACCCACTCTGGTGGTATGTGGCACCGAAGACCAGATGACGCCCGTGCGTTATGCGCAATACCTGGCCAATTCCATCCCACATGCTCAGTTGAGCATCATCCCCAACGCCGGCCATATGGTGATGCTTGAACAACCAGCGCTTCTGGCAGCCAGCCTGCTCTCTTTTTTACAGGGTGTCTCATTTAATCCGGGTGAGGGAGTGTAATATGTACCTAGCCATAGAGGGAGTCATCGGTGTTGGAAAAACCACCCTGGCGCGCCTGCTGCAGCCTGCTTTTCAATCTGCGCTGGTCCTGGAAGTTTTCGAGGAAAATCCATTTCTTTCAGATTTTTATTCCGATAGGCAACGGTACGCATTTCAGACCCAGATTTTCTTTCTCCTGAGCAGGTATTACCAGCAGCGGCGCTCCGTTCCTGAGATCATCAGAAGGGGCGAGTCGCTAATCACTGATTACACTTTTACCAAGGATGCCCTATTCGCCCGTATCAACCTGGCCGGAGACGAGCTGGACATGTATTATCGAGTGCATGACGCCCTGGCTGAGAAGATCCCCCTGCCTAATCTGATCATTTACTTGCGGGCAGACCTCGAAGTGCTCATGCAGCGGATTGCCTCGCGTGACCGCCCTTACGAGCGTAATATTGAACGCGGCTATATTGAAGAGCTGTGTTCAGCATATGATGCGTTCTTCCTGGAAAACCAGGCCCGAAACATCGGCGAAAGTGTGACCGTGCTCATCCTGGATACCAACGAGCTGGATTATGTCCGGCGGCCGGAAGACCTTAAGCTGGTCGAGAACCGCATCAGGCAGACCCTAAAACAGGTGCCCTTCCAAGCTACCTTACCCATGATCGATGAGCTGTGAGGGTCAGCGTCAACCATGCCAGGTAGAAGATTGGCTACCAGAAAAATCTTGGGGATTGTATGAACACCAACTATTTTTGTAGATGTATGCTGGTGCTGGAAATGACCAGATTCTTCCATAATTATGCTAGACATACAGGGGGAATTTATGCGGATTAATCGAAATATGTTGCTCAAGTTAGCCAAGGATACGGTTGAACGGGCAGTGAATAGTGATCACTCGATCCTGGCCATTTACCTACAAGGGTCGTTGCTTAGCGAAGACCCCTTGATCGGCAACACGGCAGACATCGACTTGTTCTACATACACAACGACGAGGTGAGCCTTGACCGCGAGATCGTCAAGGTTTCCGATGAGGTCCATCTGGATATTGCTCACCATTCCCATCGGGTATACCGGCAACCGCGCGAGCTGCGCGTTCACCCCTGGCTCGGACCAGCCGTGTATGGGTGCAAGATCATGTACGACCCACAACATTTCGTTGATTTTACCCAGGCCAGCGTCAGGGGCCAGTTTAATAATCCTGATAACGTGCTGGCGCGCACCGGTCGGCAAGCCCAGCACGCGCGGGAGATGTGGAGCTCGTTCAACGAGCAACCGCATCAACCTGAGCCTAAAGATGCTTATTTATACCTGCGTGCCCTCGAACATGCCGGTAATGCAATTGCAGGCTTGAGCGGTATCCACCTGACCGAGCGGCGGTTTTTAGCGACATTATCCCAACAGGCGGAGGCTCTACACAAGTCGGGTTTATTTGTGGACTTTATGGGCTTGCTCGGTGCTCCGGTGGTAGATGCGAACCGCATGCGTGCCTGGATACCCGAATGGCGGAAGGCATACAGCTCATTGGCTGAAGATCAGGCGCCCGCCCAGCTGCATCCCCACCGCTTACTGTATTACGAACGTGCCATCCAGGCCATGCTGGAGGGGCCTAATCCACACCACGCCTTGTGGCCTTTGTGGCATACCTGGACACGGCTGATGTGTGTGTTAGAGGCCGATGCTGTTCCTCAAGCAGCCTGGCAAGAAGCCGGGACTACCTTGGGCTTACTCGGCGAGCCGTTCATGGAGAAAATTGATGCCTTTGATGCTTATCTGGACCTGATCGAAGAGACGTTGGAGAAATGGGCCGTCGATAACGGGGGGTAAGACAATATTGGTGGGTAAACCAGCAAAATAAACATCGGTGACAAGTTATTTACTCGCTTAATGCATGATAATTTACGTTAATCAATTAAAATGCACGATAATTAGCATTATCGCTGATGTTTCACGTGAAACATATTGGATACGATAACAGGTAGATTTTGGGGCTTCCCGGTGTTTCACGTGAAACAAGGCTTTGCCCTGCATAACCCGACTATCGATTTGCCGGCTTGCCCGATTGGTGGACGAGTGAAGTGCAGGCCAGGACGGCGGTGTTCCGGATGGCTTGGCTGTGCCTTGTGGGTGCGTGGCGCCTGGCTGGCGATGGACGTGAGGTTTTTTGGTGTTCGGGCTGACTGGAGGAAGATGGGTCGGCCATAAAATGGCCTCCCGGCCTGCAGGCAGGGTGGGGTAAAATAGCTTTGTAATACCTGGGAAGACCAGAATCAGGAGTAGCCATATGAAAATCCATCTTCAAGACATCAAGCCTTCGCCCAATCCCATTCGGCGTACTTGGGACCAGGAAAAGTTACGCGATCTATGCTGGTCGCTTTTGGAAGAGGGTCAGGTAGAGCCTATCGGTGTTTATGAGACTGCAGATGGGTTTACGCTGGTGTGGGGTCATCGCCGGGTGGAAGCTGCCCGGATGGCAGGCTGGACCGAGATTGATGCCATGCTCGTGCAGCGGGATGAGATCAATAATCTCGTACAATCGGGGATCGAGAACCTGTCTGGCGAGGAGATGACCGCGGATGACAAGGCGGAGTGGGCGCAGCGCCTGGTAGATATGGGCTTCAGCCAACACGAAATTGCCCGGCGCACTTCGATACCGGCTGCCACCATCAACCAGTGGCTGCTGTATAAGCGCGAAAAAGACGCCGGAGTGTACGTGCACGTACAAAACCAGGCTACAGACGAGGGGATCGTTAAGACGGTGAAAATCGCCCAGGCGCTTGGGGATGACCTGGAAGCCAAGAAGGTTGTGGCAGCCAAAGTGTCGGCTGAGGGATTAACCCAGATTCAAACTACAGAGATCGCGCGTGCTTATCACGACGCACCAAGCCCAGAAGTGAAACAGAAGATTATCGAATCGCCGGTGTTGTCCAATGACAAAGCGGCGGATATCCTGCGTCGATCGGTTGCGCGCGTTGAGCTGGATACCTTTCGCGCCAAGGGTGACATCAAGGGTGATGAAAAAGGTGCTCTCGCAGACGTGTATACACGCCAGGATTTTGGGGCGGCGGTCAAGGAGTTCCTGGATGCCCTGCAGCCTTTCTACCTAACGGCTAACAAGCTGGTCACGATCGTCAAGCACGGCAAGTACTCGCGGGCAACCCTCAGGTATGCCATCCAAAAGCTGGACGAGATCATCAACGACCTGATATCCTTTAAGGAGCTGCTGGAGGGGATGGACTAGGTGGGTGAATGCATGCCCCGCATGCGCGGGACATGCGATTGAAATCAGGGTTCCTTGGCCCGGCAGGATCCCATGCCCCATGCGCTGGTGTTCAACACTGTGAAATCGTAACCAACACGCCTGATGCCTCTCGGTGGTTGGTGCGTCTTCTGCGTGTCTCCAGGTTGGTTGCTTGGGCAAACGTTGCCCCGGGTATGTATATATAAAGACTAGCAGATAATACCCCTCATCTTGTCTGTTCCAGGATAACCACCTAAATCTCCTGCTATTTTCCTGTAAACGAGGAAACTCCCCAGGATCTGCACG is drawn from Anaerolineales bacterium and contains these coding sequences:
- a CDS encoding RNA polymerase subunit sigma, with the translated sequence MVNPETAPQKVEALDTLMEKAEVQGYLTTGDILEVFPWDGEDDERLMELFGLLHRQGVEIVIEEDTDAEPDLTKLESSGLDLNPSILETSFLPSLENISADDSVGLYLKEMSRVPLLSLEEEVSLAQRIERAKQAKARLTKLSVKGSLRLRQELEGIIQDGVLAREHLIKANTRLVVSVAKKYIGRGVAFLDLIQEGNLGLMKAVSKFEYQRGFRFSTYATWWIRQTITRSIADQSRTIRIPVHMTDRLRIMYKAAHKLEQSFGRPPTQDELCLEIGVCHDKLRWMIEVARIPVSLESPVGDEDDTELGMFVEDTITPSPSQTTYDNMLRERVEQVLSTLSPREARILRLRFGLENGHPYTLEEVGHKFGLTRERIRQIEGKALRRLRHPFRARLLREYL
- the rdgB gene encoding non-canonical purine NTP pyrophosphatase, RdgB/HAM1 family — its product is MQRLLIATGNRGKLVEIRSLLDGMVIDLVIPEMLGISLHVDETGATYEENAALKAEAFAKASGLVTLADDSGLEVDLLGGLPGIRSARFSPLPGASDADRRAYLLGLLDGQPRPWKAHFHCTVAIATPALKLYYAQGNCPGEIIPEERGTNGFGYDPIFLLTERHLTMAELSMDEKNQHSHRARAIKAAIPILGALLP
- a CDS encoding alpha/beta hydrolase, which produces MPVCANLYYSHHGESGTENPPLILIHGAGGTHLYWPPEIRRLPGYSIYAVDLPGHGKSALIGGQQNISDYASHLIQWLEAMQLRRAVIVGHSMGGAIALHMAIQHADHVVGLGLISSGARLRVHPEVLNYASDQTTYLKAVDMLVAYSYSASASHQLVELASRRMLETRQSVFLGDLLACDRFDVMDRLGSIQQPTLVVCGTEDQMTPVRYAQYLANSIPHAQLSIIPNAGHMVMLEQPALLAASLLSFLQGVSFNPGEGV
- a CDS encoding deoxynucleoside kinase encodes the protein MYLAIEGVIGVGKTTLARLLQPAFQSALVLEVFEENPFLSDFYSDRQRYAFQTQIFFLLSRYYQQRRSVPEIIRRGESLITDYTFTKDALFARINLAGDELDMYYRVHDALAEKIPLPNLIIYLRADLEVLMQRIASRDRPYERNIERGYIEELCSAYDAFFLENQARNIGESVTVLILDTNELDYVRRPEDLKLVENRIRQTLKQVPFQATLPMIDEL